The genomic region aaacacacagttgTGCATCAAGACACAGCACAGTCTCTTGCTTGCTGCTGTGTGGTGATTGAGGTTAGCTGACAGACACTGCTGCTTTCTTAAAAGATGGAAGACCCTGTGATGTCGCTTCTTTGGGAGATGGAGGCGCACAGGTTAATGAAAGTGAATGCTACACTGTCACACGGAGAGACTGacttcttctctttttctctcttttttttattgcaatcCTTCTCTCCCAGGATGGATGACCCATTCTGCCTCTCTGCTTTGAGGTCACCTTTCTATCAGCTGCCAGGAGGGGGCGCGTTACCTCCCATCCATCCCTCTGCTGTTCACATGCACCTACCTGGGGTCCGCTACCCTGGAGACTTTACGCACCCCTCACTGTCAGCACTGCAGTCTGAAAGGTAAAGTCCCCTTAATTCACGCCTACGTACAGTCACAAACGCATGCATACAATAGATCTTAGCAGTGTGCCGTGATTTCTTTTGGATTTCACTGAcatcttctttcttcttttaagGCTTCAGCTGGAGGATGAGATgcggcagagagagagggagcgtgAACGAGAACGGGAGCgcgaaaaagagagagagcgtgaggcggagagagagaaagagcgggagagagaacgagagcgggagagagagcgggagaaggagctggagagggagagagagcgtgagcgggaaagagagcgagagagggagagagaaagggagaaggaACTGGAGAGGCAGAAGGAGAGAGCACTGAGGGAGAAGGAGCTGCAAGCGTCCAAGGCCATGGAGAGCCACTATCTGGCTGAGCTTCATGCCATGAGGGGGCAGGAAGACCGAACCAAGCCTGAGAGACTCACCCCTAATCGGGCTGGTATGTGTCCGTGCTGCCCCTATAGCTTCCTTAAGCTACAATCATACTGCCTATAAACACGTGTCCCTATAAACACTTCATATCAGCTAGAGCcgaaaacaattagttgattaatgaatgagtaaaaaaaaaaattatgataaCCAGTTATACATTTAAGTCATTTCTTAAGCTATTTGCTTAAAAACTCAGTGGTTCCTTACAAACTTAgctctatcttgcacccggcgcagagcagtgcaaagcccgacgcaagtgtctttgctagtttaagacagacgcagttgtcagtttcccgtccagcgcccgcgtcgttaaaatagcaaatgcacctgcacccatctttgcgcccatgtgcgtgctggtcttacagggaggtgtgttcaggtgaattcttggcgtattgctatcttgaggcagtgggaagtgatcgcgccattaaccaacaaaaacctggtctaaagtcaatatcgcagcatttcattgttataacagcgaattagtaaaatgcgcctaggctcgtgcacagtgcacactatgcttgttacacacacacagggaagtgcagaagcacacaaacatgcaaaagattacaaataaaaatattacggtgcaaatccatcataatagcaacgcgccaaggtacaaatgcgcctggcttttaaagggaatgggagatgacactctgattggtttattgcatgttacgcccaaaacacatctacgaattaatgaagacactaagtacaacccttttgaaccatgcgcctggcgcacggacccttttttccgccgtcaaactagcaacagtggatttggacacgcccttaacgcacctgcgccatgcttCACGCCATgaacttagatcgttaaaatagggcccttattatttttggggttttggactgttagtcagacaaaacaagcaaactCTTGTCatgtgatggacatttttcactattttctgacatttttaaagaCTAAATTAATAATCCTTGAATTAGGAAATAATCgtcaaatgaaaataatcattagttgctgCCTTAATATCAAAAATGTTTACACTGACCTTTCTCCCTCTGCAGATAAAACCAAAGAGCCCGCCCCTCCAGCTCCCAAACCAGTCCCACCAGGACTCCACTCTTCAATGGTCCAATCACATCATCCCATCCCTGGTCTAATCTCAGGCCACGGCCTCTATATAGGGTCCAGCGCTGTAGGGACGGGGCTCTCTGCCTCAATGATTGCTCAGAGGGCAaatgaggaggagaggtggtTGGCGCGGCAACGTAAGCTGCGGCAGGAGAAAGAGGATCGTCAGTACCAGGTGTCTGAATTCCGCCAGCAGGTTCTGGAGCAGCACTTGGACTTGGGCCGCCCAGCTGACGCACCAGAACACAGGACAGACTCACACAGGTGAGACATTGCAGTCCAGCCACCATGTACAGAAAATTCAAACCCGCTTACAGTTTTTAACCACATGCCATGGTGGTATTTATTTCCAAATGACTTGgcaattgattttttttgtttatgttgttatGCCTAGGTTGTTTGATAGAGACAAGCAGTTGTCTGCTCTGAGAACACATGCATGTTTTCAGTGCAAACACTATTTTTGGGGTGTTTGGCTGGCTGTCTCTGCTAGCCTTGTAGGGACAGTTGTGCCTGTGTTCTGAAGCCTCAGAAGCTGGCAGGCTTtagaagttgtttttttcaggCAGGACTGGGAAAAAGATAAACCCTGTCAGAAGCATCATATCTATTCTATTTCTGTCCATGCTTCCTCCCTAGGTAGTAACAGGCAGTTTAGGTGTTGATGTATGTGTAAAGTAGGGTCCTGATGACTGCTGTTTCATGAGTAGTGGGTAGGGGTTTCAAACAGGCAGTGAGTGGGACTGCTAAGATACACAAAGGCTAATTCTCTAATCCTCTCAACCTTGCACAGCGTAAGCCCCCTGCTTACCCTCCTTTGTTActgtgcctgtgtttgtgttgttgtgtgtgacTCAAAAGTGAGGCTGTGGTTAATGCTGAACTGGTAGGACAGAAGCGATACACACGTCTGCTATTAGTAACCCTAGGGTATAATCTCAGAATCACAGCTCACAGGCTGCAGATTGCAGATAACAAAcatttactcactcacacacatagacagaaatGCAAACAGAAACAGGGAGGCATAGATAATTTGACTGGTCATGCAGTGTGCGCTCCTGCCAGGTTTGATTTGGAAAGACGCTCGAGAAAGTGTCCATCAGCCATCtgcctttctttcttcctcactATTGCCACCATGTTGTCTCTTTTCACCCTTGTTCCCCCTTTACATATACATTATTCTTCTCTCTCTAATATCATTGACTGTGATCCCTTTTCTAACAATCATCATTCTCCTTACCCACCCTATGTCAATCTTTTTCTCATTGCCTGCCTGTCAGTCAGGAGAAATATTTCTCCTGGCCTCTTCCTTAgtagactctgtgtgtgtgtgtgtgtgtgtgtgtgtgtgtgtgtgtgtgtgtgtgtgtgtgtgtgtgtgtgtgtgtgtgtgtgtgtgtgtgtgtgtgtgtgtgtgtgtgtgtgtgccacacTACAAGGACCGAACAGATCAAAAACAGGCCTGTGCATCTGGAGGACATTGTGTGCCTTGGCCACATCCTCACTCTGCTCTCGGCTACTCTGTCTGAGCTTGATAACACTGCTTTGCCACACAAACCCACAGACATTCTGACAGGGATCAAGGGAAATAGGCTAGGCATATAAGCACTATGGTGTGTCTCTGCATTGCATGGGGTGATTGGAAAACACTATTAATCTATTTCAGAGGAGATATGGGTGTTGTACAGTATTTCTAACAAATAAACATGACACCTGTTCCATTGTATCTCTACAGATCCATACCAAATCACCATGAACCAGGAAGCCGGGACCACCACCCTCACTTAGGCGCACCTCCACCTCTCATCTCCCCCAAACCTCCTCAGCCACCACGTGAACATCACCCTCCCACCACCCTGTGGAACCCTGCATCTCTTATAGAAACCTCAGAGTCCAGACGTAACCACGAGCCCTCAGGGATGGGACACTATGAGCTCAGTCGGCTGCCCCCAGGGCCCTCCAAATATGAAGATGGAGCCCGAAGGAGAGAAGGGGGAGCAATGGAGAAGTATCCCCCACTGAGAGGTCCTCCGGGCCTGCCGGAACCCAGCACATTCCTTGCTGATCTGGAGAAATCTACCCAGTCCTTCTTCAGCCAGCAGAGGGCATCATTGTCCCTGTCTAGCCAGTATGAATTGGAGGGAGCCATGAAAAGCAATTCTGGACTAAAGAGCCTCCAGGGATTCCCGGGACACAGTAGACAAGGACAAGGGCTAGAAATGGTCCCCAGCCCAGGGATGGGACAGGTAGCCACACTGGGGATGGTTCCAGACACAATGCTGATCTATGACGAATTCCTTCAGCAGCACCGAAGGCCCATCAGCAAGCTGGAcctggaggagaagaggagaagggAGGCCAGGGAGAAAGGTACTACTCACCAGTCACCATAGACATACTGTTGCACTACCCCTGATCACATGCACTCTTAACATGCTTTGAATAATCACAGACTATATCTTGATTGATGTCTGTTTCAGTCTTTTTTATTAGATTATTTAAAAGTGGGTTGTCAGTAGTGACCTCTTTGCTTGCTGCAGGTTACTATTATGAGCTGGATGACTCATATGATGAGagtgatgaggaggaggtgagAGCCCATCTCAGGAGAGTAGCAGAGCAGCCCCCACTCAAACTGGATGACTCCACAGAGGTAAAACACCTGCCAACACATATGCTTTCTGTGCTTTTCACAAGCACTCATGACAAAACATTGCACTAAGATTTTATTTTTCCCCCTCTCTGCACAGAAACTGGACTTCCTGGGAGCGTTTGGCCTGACCACGGTGGGCCGGCGAGATGAGTTGGTGCagcagaaaagaaggaaaaggcGGAGGAGGCTCAGAGAGCGCAGCCCCTCACCCCCTGTCTCGCACTCGAAacgctctcctcctcctcctcctccccaacTCAGCACGCGCTTCACCCCTGAGGAAATGGACCGAGCACCAGAGCTGGAGGATAAGAAGCGGTTCCTCACCACGTTCAGACTGTCCCATGTCACTATACAGCAGAGGAGAGGTAAGAGAATGTATAGCAATGCACTGATTAAGCCCAGTGTATGGAGCAGATACTCCATCCCACACTTTTGATTTACTTGATGTTTGTAACTGCTCTAAAAAAACCtggtaataaatatatattgggTGATTCTGTCTAACTCTTTATATTGGTCTTTTGTTGCTTACAAACCGTTTTCTTTAATTATGTTTCAAGAACTACGTTAATTAGTGGAAGACTTAACTGTGCGTAACAATGCCTCTTAGATATTCTTAATGAAATAAACTATGGCTCCCTTTTTGTTTAGTAAAGAAGTAAATAATTGGTGTGCCAAGGATGCTAACTGCCTTCAGTGGTAAAATAACAGAATTAAGTGAAGGAAATAATTTTTATTGACATTGATAAATACTTGAACATTATCGCAAGGCATAGAAGAGCACACATCAGTGTGGCTCAGCAAGCTAGTTAGAAACCACTACAGAAGTGACCCAGTGCCTTTTACATGCCATAGAAACATCCCCCATCCATCACTCATATGTCTTTTCTCTTTGACATCTCATTTCAGCAGAGTTAAGAAGAAGACTGATTGCATGCTCATTTAGCTTTTAGAAAGTAGTAGTCATTCTCAGTCTGCTCACCTTTAATTCGCTGACGCTTTACTTTAGCTGAGCTCTGCCTGCTTTACATGCACTGCGATCTCATTAACTTGTTGACTCAAGCCTTGAAGGAACTCATAAAGGGGTCAAACAATGATCATGCCAACCTCAAACCCCTGTATATTATGCAGCATATATTCAACAATGTATGCA from Sander lucioperca isolate FBNREF2018 chromosome 3, SLUC_FBN_1.2, whole genome shotgun sequence harbors:
- the gse1 gene encoding genetic suppressor element 1 isoform X6; this translates as MSHEPKSPSLGMISTATRTTATVSPLTPSPLNGSIVANGSPATQSAHSGFAAALRKLAKQAEEPRAASSISSESSPVSSPATNHSSPVSTPKRGPLGPGPVLVPPAGHSVPNTPPVVTIAPTKTSNGLWRSEGRQADSGPRGASRERLGAEGNLPQEKGGPSVPAHLLGNPYAFGLTPGAVMQDSRFQPLNLPRQLPNAVPPGHVPEEYLRGFRPYATTEDALRMPSLPLGLDPATAAAAAAYYHPSYLPHPSFTPYRMDDPFCLSALRSPFYQLPGGGALPPIHPSAVHMHLPGVRYPGDFTHPSLSALQSERLQLEDEMRQREREREREREREKEREREAEREKEREREREREREREKELEREREREREREREREREREKELERQKERALREKELQASKAMESHYLAELHAMRGQEDRTKPERLTPNRADKTKEPAPPAPKPVPPGLHSSMVQSHHPIPGLISGHGLYIGSSAVGTGLSASMIAQRANEEERWLARQRKLRQEKEDRQYQVSEFRQQVLEQHLDLGRPADAPEHRTDSHRSIPNHHEPGSRDHHPHLGAPPPLISPKPPQPPREHHPPTTLWNPASLIETSESRRNHEPSGMGHYELSRLPPGPSKYEDGARRREGGAMEKYPPLRGPPGLPEPSTFLADLEKSTQSFFSQQRASLSLSSQYELEGAMKSNSGLKSLQGFPGHSRQGQGLEMVPSPGMGQVATLGMVPDTMLIYDEFLQQHRRPISKLDLEEKRRREAREKGYYYELDDSYDESDEEEVRAHLRRVAEQPPLKLDDSTEKLDFLGAFGLTTVGRRDELVQQKRRKRRRRLRERSPSPPVSHSKRSPPPPPPQLSTRFTPEEMDRAPELEDKKRFLTTFRLSHVTIQQRRDNERVVELLQAIKEKSVTLDTIRHAPYPLCKSPSAQISDSAFAQPSSESEGHHSVRPHSPSSHCPASPNGHPKPLGETLRPKEPPSPAVYPDKARGPSEGPVSKKSSSLLNSLRPPLPLQTKEGPHSVNGRTKPWDSFTPEEFAQQFHESVLQSTQKALQKHKGGAMAMSESSHLQESSVHYNIPELQSAPGRPPHSQSQSNAHSFPHPLSHAHPQPNGQHFSVALNREASGTREDLSGPEDSEEEEDDEEEEAPPSKWQGIESIFEAYQEYVEEQSLERQVLQSQCRRLEAQNYNLSLTAEQLSHSMGEMMSQRQKLAVEREKLQAELEHFRKCLTLPQTHWPRGSHYKGYPPR